Proteins from a genomic interval of Euwallacea fornicatus isolate EFF26 chromosome 1, ASM4011564v1, whole genome shotgun sequence:
- the LOC136347919 gene encoding beta-glucuronidase-like isoform X2 gives MHARHWCTSVSIQKTELASPYKNMIKLPPTSLAIWAVLVLATYEVQAGVLQVTPSPTRDVISLDGLWYFTINGSHVDSIEESEDQEINLMPVPSSYNDISTKLDVRDHAGAVWYKRSFFVPSSWKNKKVWIRFGSVCYNATVSINGEVAAEHEIGHLPFAAEVSQFLKLGEDNDILVEVNNILTNTTIPQGELNTLISGRKKVSYTFDFFNYAGIDRPVYLYTTNEIYIDDIDIHTNLNGSDGLINYNVAVVGGDSTLKYEINILDNKGKVAGTSSSQSSTLNINNATLWWPYLMAKNPGYLYTFEVFIRSKDDVLLDYYKQRFGIRVLEYTNTTFTINGKNIYMRGFGKHEDSDIRGKGLDLPTILRDFNLIRWIGANSFRTSHYPYADEIMDLADQFGIMVIDEVPAVNTQDYNKELLENHKRSLTELHKRDKNRPSVVLWSIANEPVIGEPVSEDYYRQIKAHIKSLDTSRPITLANSYTYDTEYAAQFVDILGVNRYEAWYHQVGEIDGIYPRVLEQAKGWHTKFNKPVIYTEYGADSKEGLSYLPTFIWSEEYQNDLITEYFKAFDELRDDQGWLVGEMIWCFADFRTDQDIRRLGGNKKGLFTRSRQPKQAAFRMRKRYWELAHNLNNATLPADLDPYIVSFTSSKNVNFKDEL, from the exons ccTCTCCATATAAGAATATGATAAAACTACCCCCAACATCTCTAGCAATATGGGCAGTACTTGTACTTGCAACTTATGAAGTTCAAGCAGGAGTCCTGCAAGTTACCCCATCACCCACTAGAGACGTTATCAGCCTTGATGGTCTGTGGTACTTCACCATAAATGGCAGTCATGTCGACTCAATTGAGGAG TCTGAAGAtcaggaaattaatttaatgccaGTACCCTCAAGCTATAATGATATATCAACGAAACTGGATGTGAGAGATCATGCTGGAGCTGTTTGGTATAAGAGAAGCTTCTTTGTTCCCAGTTcctggaaaaataaaaaagtttggaTTCGATTTGGGTCCGTTTGTTATAATGCCACAGTG TCCATTAATGGAGAAGTCGCTGCGGAGCATGAAATTGGACATCTCCCATTTGCAGCTGAAGTTtcccaatttttgaaactagGAGAAGACAACGATATTTTAGTCGAAGTGAACAATATTTTGACCAACACCACAATACCTCAAGGGGAATTAAATACTTTAATTAG TGGAAGAAAGAAAGTTTCCTATACCTTCGATTTCTTCAACTACGCAGGAATTGACAGGCCTGTATATCTCTATACGACTAACGAAATTTATATCGATGATATAGACATTCACACAAACTTAAATGGCTCTGACG GCCTGATCAATTATAATGTGGCAGTGGTTGGGGGAGATTCTACCCTTAAGTATGAGATCAACATCCTGGATAATAAAGGCAAAGTGGCTGGTACAAGTTCAAGCCAGAGTAGCACTTTAAATATCAACAATGCTACTTTATGGTGGCCGTATTTGATGGCCAAAAATCCTGGATATCTCTATACTTTTGAG gTTTTCATAAGATCAAAAGACGATGTTTTACTGGATTATTACAAACAAAGATTCGGCATTAGAGTTCTGGAATACACAAACACCACTTTCActataaatggaaaaaatatctaCATGAGAG GTTTTGGCAAGCATGAAGACTCAGATATTAGAGGTAAAGGCCTCGATTTGCCGACTATTCTTAGAGACTTCAATTTAATCAGGTGGATTGGTGCGAACTCCTTCAGGACCTCTCATTATCCATACGCAGACGAAATCATGGATTTGGCAGATCAATTTGGTATTATGGTTATTGACGAAGTTCCGGCAGTCAACACCCa GGATTATAACAAAGAGCTTCTGGAAAACCATAAAAGGTCCCTTACAGAGTTGCATAAAAGAGACAAAAACAGACCTTCCGTGGTTTTGTGGTCGATTGCCAATGAGCCTGTGATAGGAGAACCTGTTTCTGAAGATTATTACAG ACAAATTAAAGCCCATATAAAAAGTCTGGATACCTCGAGACCTATCACGTTAGCAAATTCCTATACCTACGACACCGAATATGCG GCCCAATTCGTGGATATTCTGGGAGTGAATAGATATGAAGCCTGGTATCACCAAGTAGGAGAAATTGATGGGATTTATCCGAGAGTTCTGGAACAGGCCAAAGGCTGGCACACAAAGTTCAACAAGCCTGTAATTTACACTGAATATGGAGCTGACAGTAAAGAGGGACTGAGCTAT CTGCCAACCTTTATTTGGTCTGAAGAATACCAAAACGACCTCATAACGGAGTACTTCAAAGCCTTTGATGAGCTTAGAGATGATCAGGGATGGTTGGTCGGGGAGATGATTTGGTGTTTTGCGGATTTTAGAACTGATCAAG ATATCCGTAGGTTGGGAGGGAACAAGAAAGGTCTCTTCACACGTAGCCGTCAACCTAAACAAGCAGCTTTCAGGATGAGAAAGAGATACTGGGAGTTGGCTCATAACCTGAACAATGCTACTTTGCCTGCGGATTTAGACCCCTACATTGTGAGTTTTACAAgttcaaaaaatgtgaattttaaagATGAGTTGTAA
- the LOC136347919 gene encoding beta-glucuronidase-like isoform X3, whose translation MIMTIQSTQHHRYQIIWRCTGVHLLLSSQKAIWAVLVLATYEVQAGVLQVTPSPTRDVISLDGLWYFTINGSHVDSIEESEDQEINLMPVPSSYNDISTKLDVRDHAGAVWYKRSFFVPSSWKNKKVWIRFGSVCYNATVSINGEVAAEHEIGHLPFAAEVSQFLKLGEDNDILVEVNNILTNTTIPQGELNTLISGRKKVSYTFDFFNYAGIDRPVYLYTTNEIYIDDIDIHTNLNGSDGLINYNVAVVGGDSTLKYEINILDNKGKVAGTSSSQSSTLNINNATLWWPYLMAKNPGYLYTFEVFIRSKDDVLLDYYKQRFGIRVLEYTNTTFTINGKNIYMRGFGKHEDSDIRGKGLDLPTILRDFNLIRWIGANSFRTSHYPYADEIMDLADQFGIMVIDEVPAVNTQDYNKELLENHKRSLTELHKRDKNRPSVVLWSIANEPVIGEPVSEDYYRQIKAHIKSLDTSRPITLANSYTYDTEYAAQFVDILGVNRYEAWYHQVGEIDGIYPRVLEQAKGWHTKFNKPVIYTEYGADSKEGLSYLPTFIWSEEYQNDLITEYFKAFDELRDDQGWLVGEMIWCFADFRTDQDIRRLGGNKKGLFTRSRQPKQAAFRMRKRYWELAHNLNNATLPADLDPYIVSFTSSKNVNFKDEL comes from the exons CAATATGGGCAGTACTTGTACTTGCAACTTATGAAGTTCAAGCAGGAGTCCTGCAAGTTACCCCATCACCCACTAGAGACGTTATCAGCCTTGATGGTCTGTGGTACTTCACCATAAATGGCAGTCATGTCGACTCAATTGAGGAG TCTGAAGAtcaggaaattaatttaatgccaGTACCCTCAAGCTATAATGATATATCAACGAAACTGGATGTGAGAGATCATGCTGGAGCTGTTTGGTATAAGAGAAGCTTCTTTGTTCCCAGTTcctggaaaaataaaaaagtttggaTTCGATTTGGGTCCGTTTGTTATAATGCCACAGTG TCCATTAATGGAGAAGTCGCTGCGGAGCATGAAATTGGACATCTCCCATTTGCAGCTGAAGTTtcccaatttttgaaactagGAGAAGACAACGATATTTTAGTCGAAGTGAACAATATTTTGACCAACACCACAATACCTCAAGGGGAATTAAATACTTTAATTAG TGGAAGAAAGAAAGTTTCCTATACCTTCGATTTCTTCAACTACGCAGGAATTGACAGGCCTGTATATCTCTATACGACTAACGAAATTTATATCGATGATATAGACATTCACACAAACTTAAATGGCTCTGACG GCCTGATCAATTATAATGTGGCAGTGGTTGGGGGAGATTCTACCCTTAAGTATGAGATCAACATCCTGGATAATAAAGGCAAAGTGGCTGGTACAAGTTCAAGCCAGAGTAGCACTTTAAATATCAACAATGCTACTTTATGGTGGCCGTATTTGATGGCCAAAAATCCTGGATATCTCTATACTTTTGAG gTTTTCATAAGATCAAAAGACGATGTTTTACTGGATTATTACAAACAAAGATTCGGCATTAGAGTTCTGGAATACACAAACACCACTTTCActataaatggaaaaaatatctaCATGAGAG GTTTTGGCAAGCATGAAGACTCAGATATTAGAGGTAAAGGCCTCGATTTGCCGACTATTCTTAGAGACTTCAATTTAATCAGGTGGATTGGTGCGAACTCCTTCAGGACCTCTCATTATCCATACGCAGACGAAATCATGGATTTGGCAGATCAATTTGGTATTATGGTTATTGACGAAGTTCCGGCAGTCAACACCCa GGATTATAACAAAGAGCTTCTGGAAAACCATAAAAGGTCCCTTACAGAGTTGCATAAAAGAGACAAAAACAGACCTTCCGTGGTTTTGTGGTCGATTGCCAATGAGCCTGTGATAGGAGAACCTGTTTCTGAAGATTATTACAG ACAAATTAAAGCCCATATAAAAAGTCTGGATACCTCGAGACCTATCACGTTAGCAAATTCCTATACCTACGACACCGAATATGCG GCCCAATTCGTGGATATTCTGGGAGTGAATAGATATGAAGCCTGGTATCACCAAGTAGGAGAAATTGATGGGATTTATCCGAGAGTTCTGGAACAGGCCAAAGGCTGGCACACAAAGTTCAACAAGCCTGTAATTTACACTGAATATGGAGCTGACAGTAAAGAGGGACTGAGCTAT CTGCCAACCTTTATTTGGTCTGAAGAATACCAAAACGACCTCATAACGGAGTACTTCAAAGCCTTTGATGAGCTTAGAGATGATCAGGGATGGTTGGTCGGGGAGATGATTTGGTGTTTTGCGGATTTTAGAACTGATCAAG ATATCCGTAGGTTGGGAGGGAACAAGAAAGGTCTCTTCACACGTAGCCGTCAACCTAAACAAGCAGCTTTCAGGATGAGAAAGAGATACTGGGAGTTGGCTCATAACCTGAACAATGCTACTTTGCCTGCGGATTTAGACCCCTACATTGTGAGTTTTACAAgttcaaaaaatgtgaattttaaagATGAGTTGTAA
- the LOC136347919 gene encoding beta-glucuronidase-like isoform X4: MHARHWCTSVSIQKTELAIWAVLVLATYEVQAGVLQVTPSPTRDVISLDGLWYFTINGSHVDSIEESEDQEINLMPVPSSYNDISTKLDVRDHAGAVWYKRSFFVPSSWKNKKVWIRFGSVCYNATVSINGEVAAEHEIGHLPFAAEVSQFLKLGEDNDILVEVNNILTNTTIPQGELNTLISGRKKVSYTFDFFNYAGIDRPVYLYTTNEIYIDDIDIHTNLNGSDGLINYNVAVVGGDSTLKYEINILDNKGKVAGTSSSQSSTLNINNATLWWPYLMAKNPGYLYTFEVFIRSKDDVLLDYYKQRFGIRVLEYTNTTFTINGKNIYMRGFGKHEDSDIRGKGLDLPTILRDFNLIRWIGANSFRTSHYPYADEIMDLADQFGIMVIDEVPAVNTQDYNKELLENHKRSLTELHKRDKNRPSVVLWSIANEPVIGEPVSEDYYRQIKAHIKSLDTSRPITLANSYTYDTEYAAQFVDILGVNRYEAWYHQVGEIDGIYPRVLEQAKGWHTKFNKPVIYTEYGADSKEGLSYLPTFIWSEEYQNDLITEYFKAFDELRDDQGWLVGEMIWCFADFRTDQDIRRLGGNKKGLFTRSRQPKQAAFRMRKRYWELAHNLNNATLPADLDPYIVSFTSSKNVNFKDEL; encoded by the exons CAATATGGGCAGTACTTGTACTTGCAACTTATGAAGTTCAAGCAGGAGTCCTGCAAGTTACCCCATCACCCACTAGAGACGTTATCAGCCTTGATGGTCTGTGGTACTTCACCATAAATGGCAGTCATGTCGACTCAATTGAGGAG TCTGAAGAtcaggaaattaatttaatgccaGTACCCTCAAGCTATAATGATATATCAACGAAACTGGATGTGAGAGATCATGCTGGAGCTGTTTGGTATAAGAGAAGCTTCTTTGTTCCCAGTTcctggaaaaataaaaaagtttggaTTCGATTTGGGTCCGTTTGTTATAATGCCACAGTG TCCATTAATGGAGAAGTCGCTGCGGAGCATGAAATTGGACATCTCCCATTTGCAGCTGAAGTTtcccaatttttgaaactagGAGAAGACAACGATATTTTAGTCGAAGTGAACAATATTTTGACCAACACCACAATACCTCAAGGGGAATTAAATACTTTAATTAG TGGAAGAAAGAAAGTTTCCTATACCTTCGATTTCTTCAACTACGCAGGAATTGACAGGCCTGTATATCTCTATACGACTAACGAAATTTATATCGATGATATAGACATTCACACAAACTTAAATGGCTCTGACG GCCTGATCAATTATAATGTGGCAGTGGTTGGGGGAGATTCTACCCTTAAGTATGAGATCAACATCCTGGATAATAAAGGCAAAGTGGCTGGTACAAGTTCAAGCCAGAGTAGCACTTTAAATATCAACAATGCTACTTTATGGTGGCCGTATTTGATGGCCAAAAATCCTGGATATCTCTATACTTTTGAG gTTTTCATAAGATCAAAAGACGATGTTTTACTGGATTATTACAAACAAAGATTCGGCATTAGAGTTCTGGAATACACAAACACCACTTTCActataaatggaaaaaatatctaCATGAGAG GTTTTGGCAAGCATGAAGACTCAGATATTAGAGGTAAAGGCCTCGATTTGCCGACTATTCTTAGAGACTTCAATTTAATCAGGTGGATTGGTGCGAACTCCTTCAGGACCTCTCATTATCCATACGCAGACGAAATCATGGATTTGGCAGATCAATTTGGTATTATGGTTATTGACGAAGTTCCGGCAGTCAACACCCa GGATTATAACAAAGAGCTTCTGGAAAACCATAAAAGGTCCCTTACAGAGTTGCATAAAAGAGACAAAAACAGACCTTCCGTGGTTTTGTGGTCGATTGCCAATGAGCCTGTGATAGGAGAACCTGTTTCTGAAGATTATTACAG ACAAATTAAAGCCCATATAAAAAGTCTGGATACCTCGAGACCTATCACGTTAGCAAATTCCTATACCTACGACACCGAATATGCG GCCCAATTCGTGGATATTCTGGGAGTGAATAGATATGAAGCCTGGTATCACCAAGTAGGAGAAATTGATGGGATTTATCCGAGAGTTCTGGAACAGGCCAAAGGCTGGCACACAAAGTTCAACAAGCCTGTAATTTACACTGAATATGGAGCTGACAGTAAAGAGGGACTGAGCTAT CTGCCAACCTTTATTTGGTCTGAAGAATACCAAAACGACCTCATAACGGAGTACTTCAAAGCCTTTGATGAGCTTAGAGATGATCAGGGATGGTTGGTCGGGGAGATGATTTGGTGTTTTGCGGATTTTAGAACTGATCAAG ATATCCGTAGGTTGGGAGGGAACAAGAAAGGTCTCTTCACACGTAGCCGTCAACCTAAACAAGCAGCTTTCAGGATGAGAAAGAGATACTGGGAGTTGGCTCATAACCTGAACAATGCTACTTTGCCTGCGGATTTAGACCCCTACATTGTGAGTTTTACAAgttcaaaaaatgtgaattttaaagATGAGTTGTAA
- the LOC136347919 gene encoding beta-glucuronidase-like isoform X5 codes for MIKLPPTSLAIWAVLVLATYEVQAGVLQVTPSPTRDVISLDGLWYFTINGSHVDSIEESEDQEINLMPVPSSYNDISTKLDVRDHAGAVWYKRSFFVPSSWKNKKVWIRFGSVCYNATVSINGEVAAEHEIGHLPFAAEVSQFLKLGEDNDILVEVNNILTNTTIPQGELNTLISGRKKVSYTFDFFNYAGIDRPVYLYTTNEIYIDDIDIHTNLNGSDGLINYNVAVVGGDSTLKYEINILDNKGKVAGTSSSQSSTLNINNATLWWPYLMAKNPGYLYTFEVFIRSKDDVLLDYYKQRFGIRVLEYTNTTFTINGKNIYMRGFGKHEDSDIRGKGLDLPTILRDFNLIRWIGANSFRTSHYPYADEIMDLADQFGIMVIDEVPAVNTQDYNKELLENHKRSLTELHKRDKNRPSVVLWSIANEPVIGEPVSEDYYRQIKAHIKSLDTSRPITLANSYTYDTEYAAQFVDILGVNRYEAWYHQVGEIDGIYPRVLEQAKGWHTKFNKPVIYTEYGADSKEGLSYLPTFIWSEEYQNDLITEYFKAFDELRDDQGWLVGEMIWCFADFRTDQDIRRLGGNKKGLFTRSRQPKQAAFRMRKRYWELAHNLNNATLPADLDPYIVSFTSSKNVNFKDEL; via the exons ATGATAAAACTACCCCCAACATCTCTAGCAATATGGGCAGTACTTGTACTTGCAACTTATGAAGTTCAAGCAGGAGTCCTGCAAGTTACCCCATCACCCACTAGAGACGTTATCAGCCTTGATGGTCTGTGGTACTTCACCATAAATGGCAGTCATGTCGACTCAATTGAGGAG TCTGAAGAtcaggaaattaatttaatgccaGTACCCTCAAGCTATAATGATATATCAACGAAACTGGATGTGAGAGATCATGCTGGAGCTGTTTGGTATAAGAGAAGCTTCTTTGTTCCCAGTTcctggaaaaataaaaaagtttggaTTCGATTTGGGTCCGTTTGTTATAATGCCACAGTG TCCATTAATGGAGAAGTCGCTGCGGAGCATGAAATTGGACATCTCCCATTTGCAGCTGAAGTTtcccaatttttgaaactagGAGAAGACAACGATATTTTAGTCGAAGTGAACAATATTTTGACCAACACCACAATACCTCAAGGGGAATTAAATACTTTAATTAG TGGAAGAAAGAAAGTTTCCTATACCTTCGATTTCTTCAACTACGCAGGAATTGACAGGCCTGTATATCTCTATACGACTAACGAAATTTATATCGATGATATAGACATTCACACAAACTTAAATGGCTCTGACG GCCTGATCAATTATAATGTGGCAGTGGTTGGGGGAGATTCTACCCTTAAGTATGAGATCAACATCCTGGATAATAAAGGCAAAGTGGCTGGTACAAGTTCAAGCCAGAGTAGCACTTTAAATATCAACAATGCTACTTTATGGTGGCCGTATTTGATGGCCAAAAATCCTGGATATCTCTATACTTTTGAG gTTTTCATAAGATCAAAAGACGATGTTTTACTGGATTATTACAAACAAAGATTCGGCATTAGAGTTCTGGAATACACAAACACCACTTTCActataaatggaaaaaatatctaCATGAGAG GTTTTGGCAAGCATGAAGACTCAGATATTAGAGGTAAAGGCCTCGATTTGCCGACTATTCTTAGAGACTTCAATTTAATCAGGTGGATTGGTGCGAACTCCTTCAGGACCTCTCATTATCCATACGCAGACGAAATCATGGATTTGGCAGATCAATTTGGTATTATGGTTATTGACGAAGTTCCGGCAGTCAACACCCa GGATTATAACAAAGAGCTTCTGGAAAACCATAAAAGGTCCCTTACAGAGTTGCATAAAAGAGACAAAAACAGACCTTCCGTGGTTTTGTGGTCGATTGCCAATGAGCCTGTGATAGGAGAACCTGTTTCTGAAGATTATTACAG ACAAATTAAAGCCCATATAAAAAGTCTGGATACCTCGAGACCTATCACGTTAGCAAATTCCTATACCTACGACACCGAATATGCG GCCCAATTCGTGGATATTCTGGGAGTGAATAGATATGAAGCCTGGTATCACCAAGTAGGAGAAATTGATGGGATTTATCCGAGAGTTCTGGAACAGGCCAAAGGCTGGCACACAAAGTTCAACAAGCCTGTAATTTACACTGAATATGGAGCTGACAGTAAAGAGGGACTGAGCTAT CTGCCAACCTTTATTTGGTCTGAAGAATACCAAAACGACCTCATAACGGAGTACTTCAAAGCCTTTGATGAGCTTAGAGATGATCAGGGATGGTTGGTCGGGGAGATGATTTGGTGTTTTGCGGATTTTAGAACTGATCAAG ATATCCGTAGGTTGGGAGGGAACAAGAAAGGTCTCTTCACACGTAGCCGTCAACCTAAACAAGCAGCTTTCAGGATGAGAAAGAGATACTGGGAGTTGGCTCATAACCTGAACAATGCTACTTTGCCTGCGGATTTAGACCCCTACATTGTGAGTTTTACAAgttcaaaaaatgtgaattttaaagATGAGTTGTAA
- the LOC136347919 gene encoding beta-glucuronidase-like isoform X1: protein MIMTIQSTQHHRYQIIWRCTGVHLLLSSQKASPYKNMIKLPPTSLAIWAVLVLATYEVQAGVLQVTPSPTRDVISLDGLWYFTINGSHVDSIEESEDQEINLMPVPSSYNDISTKLDVRDHAGAVWYKRSFFVPSSWKNKKVWIRFGSVCYNATVSINGEVAAEHEIGHLPFAAEVSQFLKLGEDNDILVEVNNILTNTTIPQGELNTLISGRKKVSYTFDFFNYAGIDRPVYLYTTNEIYIDDIDIHTNLNGSDGLINYNVAVVGGDSTLKYEINILDNKGKVAGTSSSQSSTLNINNATLWWPYLMAKNPGYLYTFEVFIRSKDDVLLDYYKQRFGIRVLEYTNTTFTINGKNIYMRGFGKHEDSDIRGKGLDLPTILRDFNLIRWIGANSFRTSHYPYADEIMDLADQFGIMVIDEVPAVNTQDYNKELLENHKRSLTELHKRDKNRPSVVLWSIANEPVIGEPVSEDYYRQIKAHIKSLDTSRPITLANSYTYDTEYAAQFVDILGVNRYEAWYHQVGEIDGIYPRVLEQAKGWHTKFNKPVIYTEYGADSKEGLSYLPTFIWSEEYQNDLITEYFKAFDELRDDQGWLVGEMIWCFADFRTDQDIRRLGGNKKGLFTRSRQPKQAAFRMRKRYWELAHNLNNATLPADLDPYIVSFTSSKNVNFKDEL, encoded by the exons ccTCTCCATATAAGAATATGATAAAACTACCCCCAACATCTCTAGCAATATGGGCAGTACTTGTACTTGCAACTTATGAAGTTCAAGCAGGAGTCCTGCAAGTTACCCCATCACCCACTAGAGACGTTATCAGCCTTGATGGTCTGTGGTACTTCACCATAAATGGCAGTCATGTCGACTCAATTGAGGAG TCTGAAGAtcaggaaattaatttaatgccaGTACCCTCAAGCTATAATGATATATCAACGAAACTGGATGTGAGAGATCATGCTGGAGCTGTTTGGTATAAGAGAAGCTTCTTTGTTCCCAGTTcctggaaaaataaaaaagtttggaTTCGATTTGGGTCCGTTTGTTATAATGCCACAGTG TCCATTAATGGAGAAGTCGCTGCGGAGCATGAAATTGGACATCTCCCATTTGCAGCTGAAGTTtcccaatttttgaaactagGAGAAGACAACGATATTTTAGTCGAAGTGAACAATATTTTGACCAACACCACAATACCTCAAGGGGAATTAAATACTTTAATTAG TGGAAGAAAGAAAGTTTCCTATACCTTCGATTTCTTCAACTACGCAGGAATTGACAGGCCTGTATATCTCTATACGACTAACGAAATTTATATCGATGATATAGACATTCACACAAACTTAAATGGCTCTGACG GCCTGATCAATTATAATGTGGCAGTGGTTGGGGGAGATTCTACCCTTAAGTATGAGATCAACATCCTGGATAATAAAGGCAAAGTGGCTGGTACAAGTTCAAGCCAGAGTAGCACTTTAAATATCAACAATGCTACTTTATGGTGGCCGTATTTGATGGCCAAAAATCCTGGATATCTCTATACTTTTGAG gTTTTCATAAGATCAAAAGACGATGTTTTACTGGATTATTACAAACAAAGATTCGGCATTAGAGTTCTGGAATACACAAACACCACTTTCActataaatggaaaaaatatctaCATGAGAG GTTTTGGCAAGCATGAAGACTCAGATATTAGAGGTAAAGGCCTCGATTTGCCGACTATTCTTAGAGACTTCAATTTAATCAGGTGGATTGGTGCGAACTCCTTCAGGACCTCTCATTATCCATACGCAGACGAAATCATGGATTTGGCAGATCAATTTGGTATTATGGTTATTGACGAAGTTCCGGCAGTCAACACCCa GGATTATAACAAAGAGCTTCTGGAAAACCATAAAAGGTCCCTTACAGAGTTGCATAAAAGAGACAAAAACAGACCTTCCGTGGTTTTGTGGTCGATTGCCAATGAGCCTGTGATAGGAGAACCTGTTTCTGAAGATTATTACAG ACAAATTAAAGCCCATATAAAAAGTCTGGATACCTCGAGACCTATCACGTTAGCAAATTCCTATACCTACGACACCGAATATGCG GCCCAATTCGTGGATATTCTGGGAGTGAATAGATATGAAGCCTGGTATCACCAAGTAGGAGAAATTGATGGGATTTATCCGAGAGTTCTGGAACAGGCCAAAGGCTGGCACACAAAGTTCAACAAGCCTGTAATTTACACTGAATATGGAGCTGACAGTAAAGAGGGACTGAGCTAT CTGCCAACCTTTATTTGGTCTGAAGAATACCAAAACGACCTCATAACGGAGTACTTCAAAGCCTTTGATGAGCTTAGAGATGATCAGGGATGGTTGGTCGGGGAGATGATTTGGTGTTTTGCGGATTTTAGAACTGATCAAG ATATCCGTAGGTTGGGAGGGAACAAGAAAGGTCTCTTCACACGTAGCCGTCAACCTAAACAAGCAGCTTTCAGGATGAGAAAGAGATACTGGGAGTTGGCTCATAACCTGAACAATGCTACTTTGCCTGCGGATTTAGACCCCTACATTGTGAGTTTTACAAgttcaaaaaatgtgaattttaaagATGAGTTGTAA